Proteins from a single region of Dysosmobacter acutus:
- a CDS encoding VirB4-like conjugal transfer ATPase, CD1110 family has translation MILFKHRRSAERDTFSVPRSVQKSIPIKRIYQDGVFQVSGKFSKTWRFFDVNYAVASPEKQRELFMTYCSFLNSLPIGATAKITLFNRQLNQKDFGRTLLMPMQGDRRDLYRNEYNALVLGKAAESNNLIQEKYITISAEKKSVEEARAFFSRVGTDLTTGLSRMSSSVREITVNDRLRLLHDFYRPGEEQLFRFDLEDTIRKGHDFRDCIAPDCISFQKNHYELGDHVGRTLFLREYASFISDEMITELMDYPRNMMLSIDIIPVAMDEAVSDIRKRIMSVESDITRWQQRQNQSNNFTANIPYDLEQMRSETKEFMDDLMSRDQRMMLALVTLTHLADNLEQLDQDTEALQAIGRARGCQFNILRYQQEDALNTVLPLGLKRIDATRTLTTECTAVLMPFKSQEIQDAGGIYYGVNAVSHNLIICNRGNLLNGNGFITGVSGSGKSMAAKQEVSALALSTDHDIIIVDPEREYGELVRALGGEVITISASDPNGCHINALDLSEGYGDGKEPLVMKSEFIMSLYEQLMGADKIEPQEKSIIDRSVGNIYREYLKNYQGQPPTLKDLYDDLMKQVNPEAHRIALALELFTVGSLNVFSHQTNINTKSRILCFDIQDLGENLKSVGLLVMLDAIYNRVIQNRREGKYTHVYIDEIYLFFANGSGSGHSITNYSSEFLYKCWKRFRKYGATLTGITQNVEECLLSNTARMMFANSEFLLMLNQATTDREQLARLLGASDTQMSYVDNAPAGHGLIKVGGAIVPFANELPKNTELYRLMSTRPGED, from the coding sequence TTGATCCTTTTCAAGCATCGGCGCAGCGCAGAGCGGGACACTTTTTCCGTTCCCCGCAGCGTCCAGAAATCCATTCCCATCAAACGTATTTATCAAGACGGCGTGTTTCAGGTAAGCGGCAAGTTTTCAAAAACTTGGCGCTTTTTTGATGTCAATTATGCCGTGGCCTCCCCGGAAAAGCAGAGGGAACTCTTTATGACCTACTGTTCCTTCCTGAACTCGCTGCCCATCGGAGCCACGGCAAAAATCACGCTCTTTAACCGTCAGCTCAATCAAAAGGACTTTGGCCGGACATTGCTCATGCCCATGCAGGGCGACCGCCGCGACCTTTATCGGAACGAGTATAACGCGCTTGTTTTGGGCAAGGCGGCGGAGAGCAACAATCTCATTCAGGAAAAGTATATCACCATTTCGGCGGAAAAGAAAAGCGTGGAGGAGGCCCGCGCGTTCTTCTCTCGTGTTGGGACTGACCTCACCACAGGGCTTTCCCGTATGTCCTCCAGTGTCCGGGAGATCACGGTCAATGACCGCCTGCGGCTTCTGCACGACTTCTATCGTCCCGGCGAGGAACAGCTATTCCGCTTCGATTTGGAGGACACCATACGCAAAGGGCATGACTTCCGGGACTGCATCGCCCCTGACTGTATTTCCTTTCAGAAAAATCACTACGAGTTGGGCGATCATGTGGGCCGCACCCTGTTCCTGCGGGAGTATGCCAGCTTTATTTCCGATGAGATGATCACGGAGCTGATGGACTATCCCCGGAACATGATGCTTTCTATTGACATTATTCCCGTGGCCATGGACGAAGCGGTGAGCGATATTCGCAAGCGCATTATGTCCGTGGAATCGGATATTACCCGCTGGCAGCAGCGGCAGAATCAGAGCAACAATTTTACCGCCAATATTCCCTATGACTTGGAGCAGATGCGGAGCGAAACGAAGGAGTTTATGGACGACCTCATGAGCCGCGACCAGCGCATGATGCTGGCTTTGGTGACGCTGACGCACCTGGCAGATAACCTCGAACAGCTCGACCAGGACACCGAAGCCTTACAAGCCATCGGGCGGGCGCGGGGCTGTCAATTCAACATTCTGCGCTATCAGCAGGAGGACGCACTGAACACGGTGCTGCCCCTCGGCCTCAAGCGCATTGACGCCACCCGTACCCTGACCACGGAATGTACTGCCGTTCTCATGCCGTTCAAATCGCAGGAGATTCAGGACGCGGGCGGTATCTACTACGGCGTCAACGCCGTATCGCATAACCTCATCATCTGCAACCGAGGAAACCTGCTCAACGGCAACGGCTTTATTACCGGCGTTTCCGGCTCCGGCAAGTCGATGGCGGCCAAGCAGGAGGTCTCCGCGCTGGCGCTCTCTACCGACCATGACATCATTATCGTCGATCCCGAACGCGAATATGGCGAGCTGGTACGGGCATTGGGCGGCGAGGTCATCACCATCTCCGCCTCTGACCCAAATGGCTGCCACATCAATGCGCTGGACTTATCCGAGGGCTATGGTGACGGAAAGGAACCGTTGGTGATGAAGTCCGAGTTTATTATGTCACTCTACGAACAACTCATGGGCGCGGACAAGATCGAGCCACAGGAGAAGTCCATTATCGACCGCAGCGTGGGCAATATCTATCGGGAGTATCTGAAAAACTATCAGGGACAGCCGCCCACGTTGAAGGATCTCTATGACGACCTGATGAAGCAGGTCAACCCGGAGGCACACCGCATCGCGCTGGCGCTGGAACTGTTCACGGTGGGCAGTCTGAATGTATTTTCCCACCAGACCAATATCAACACAAAAAGCCGCATTCTCTGCTTTGACATTCAGGACTTGGGCGAAAATCTGAAATCGGTGGGCCTGCTGGTGATGCTGGACGCCATTTACAACCGCGTTATCCAGAACCGCAGAGAGGGAAAATACACCCATGTCTACATCGACGAGATCTATCTGTTTTTCGCCAACGGGAGCGGCAGCGGACACAGCATTACCAATTACAGCAGCGAGTTCCTATACAAATGTTGGAAGCGGTTCCGTAAATACGGTGCGACACTCACCGGCATTACACAAAATGTGGAGGAATGTCTGCTGTCCAACACGGCGCGGATGATGTTCGCAAACTCTGAATTTCTGCTGATGCTCAATCAGGCCACCACCGACCGGGAGCAGCTTGCCCGCCTGCTGGGTGCGTCGGATACGCAGATGAGCTATGTAGACAATGCCCCTGCCGGTCATGGACTTATCAAGGTAGGCGGGGCCATCGTGCCTTTCGCCAATGAGCTGCCCAAAAATACGGAGCTGTACCGCTTAATGTCAACACGCCCCGGTGAGGACTGA
- a CDS encoding C40 family peptidase: protein MRDLKIKPGMDTPKAKLKNPAPKDADSLLKQHMDKRQREKEPESHDPVRYATDRVEKNMRRGASGAADASRRMIKRYQEQKRQGRNSASESRTAAETLETMDGVTPTERGLPDTLQSHAARNEVGNQTVPPQNRGGTKSANAAPQERGRQKAIQDAKAAYRRNLAEKRTAERHIVPPPSDRGGTMTTPQKGNSGVSAKGSPAPKSGQAMTKATRTMRVRPADHAAPNNAIITHRARAAAQRKAQRTMLQDSAKNGGNAAKKLGGTAVQAIKAVGRGVASAVSSLLTAGGGTVVLVLLLTVILVAAIVASPFGILFSNESREAGVVPISAAVAQVNYEFNERLETLQTADDYDSISVTGQPADWVEVLAVFAVKVAGADVDAADVATMDADRIDRLKAVFWDMTTIAHHIEVIYHPGSGDDDGWTERNLYITITAKTAEEMKTVYHFNRNQIAALDELLEQRDLLRELIEDVYSVSGDTAALIRNLPEDLSPEREAVVRTACSLVGKVNYFWGGKSLIIGWDARWGELRQVTAAGSSTTGTYRPYGTDCSGFVDWVFYNATGGGYIIGHGGGATMQHSYCTDISWADAQPGDLVFYPDNSHVGIVGGRDANGELLIIHCASGYNNVVVTGLEGFTSIGRPQYYAEAGRS, encoded by the coding sequence ATGCGGGACTTGAAAATCAAACCCGGCATGGACACGCCAAAGGCAAAGCTGAAGAACCCCGCGCCCAAAGACGCCGATTCCCTTCTGAAACAGCACATGGACAAACGGCAGCGGGAAAAGGAGCCGGAGAGCCATGACCCTGTGCGCTACGCCACCGACCGCGTGGAGAAAAATATGCGCCGTGGCGCATCTGGGGCGGCGGATGCCTCGCGGCGTATGATAAAGCGCTATCAGGAGCAGAAACGGCAAGGTAGGAATAGTGCGTCGGAAAGCCGTACTGCGGCAGAAACGCTCGAAACCATGGACGGTGTGACGCCAACAGAAAGGGGCCTGCCCGATACGCTGCAATCACACGCCGCACGAAATGAAGTCGGAAATCAGACCGTACCTCCGCAAAATCGCGGAGGTACAAAAAGCGCAAATGCCGCCCCGCAGGAGCGTGGGCGGCAGAAAGCCATACAGGACGCAAAAGCCGCCTATCGGCGGAACCTTGCCGAGAAAAGAACAGCAGAGCGGCACATTGTACCTCCACCGTCCGACCGTGGAGGCACAATGACCACTCCGCAGAAAGGCAATTCGGGGGTATCGGCCAAGGGCAGTCCGGCCCCCAAGAGCGGACAGGCCATGACCAAGGCCACGCGCACCATGCGTGTTCGACCAGCTGACCACGCAGCGCCGAACAATGCGATCATCACGCACCGCGCAAGGGCGGCGGCACAGAGAAAGGCGCAGCGGACGATGCTTCAGGATTCTGCAAAGAACGGCGGAAATGCCGCAAAGAAGCTGGGTGGAACAGCGGTGCAGGCGATAAAGGCCGTGGGCCGGGGTGTGGCATCTGCGGTCAGCTCCCTTCTGACCGCAGGCGGCGGTACGGTGGTGCTGGTGCTGCTCCTGACGGTGATCCTCGTGGCGGCAATCGTGGCGTCACCCTTCGGCATCCTTTTTTCCAACGAGAGCCGGGAGGCGGGCGTTGTGCCGATCTCCGCTGCGGTGGCGCAGGTCAACTATGAGTTCAATGAGCGGTTGGAAACCCTGCAAACGGCAGATGATTATGATTCCATCTCCGTGACCGGCCAGCCTGCCGATTGGGTGGAGGTTCTGGCGGTGTTCGCGGTAAAGGTTGCTGGAGCCGATGTAGACGCCGCGGACGTGGCCACCATGGATGCCGACCGCATCGACCGTCTGAAAGCGGTCTTTTGGGATATGACCACCATTGCACACCACATCGAGGTCATTTACCATCCCGGCAGTGGCGATGATGACGGATGGACGGAGCGAAATCTCTATATCACCATCACCGCAAAAACGGCAGAAGAAATGAAAACAGTTTACCATTTCAACCGTAACCAGATCGCGGCACTGGACGAGCTGCTGGAGCAGCGAGACCTCCTGCGGGAACTGATCGAGGATGTGTACTCCGTCAGCGGGGATACGGCGGCGCTGATCCGCAATCTGCCGGAAGATCTATCGCCGGAGCGCGAGGCGGTGGTACGCACCGCCTGTTCTCTTGTCGGCAAGGTGAATTATTTTTGGGGAGGAAAATCCCTCATAATCGGCTGGGACGCCCGCTGGGGCGAGCTGCGGCAGGTCACTGCGGCAGGCAGCTCCACCACGGGGACCTACCGTCCCTACGGGACGGATTGCAGTGGATTCGTCGATTGGGTGTTCTACAATGCCACGGGTGGCGGCTACATTATCGGTCATGGTGGCGGAGCCACCATGCAGCACAGCTATTGCACCGATATTTCGTGGGCGGACGCACAGCCCGGTGACTTGGTATTCTACCCGGATAATTCCCATGTGGGCATCGTTGGCGGCAGGGACGCAAACGGAGAATTGCTCATCATCCAC